A stretch of Rhinopithecus roxellana isolate Shanxi Qingling chromosome 12, ASM756505v1, whole genome shotgun sequence DNA encodes these proteins:
- the SBK3 gene encoding uncharacterized serine/threonine-protein kinase SBK3 isoform X2, whose translation MERRASETPEDGDPEEDTATALQRLVELTASRVTPVRSLRDQYHLIRKLGSGSYGRVLLARPHQGGPAVALKLLRRDLVLRSTFLREFCVGRCVSAHPGLLQTLAGPLQTPRYFAFAQEYAPCGDLSGMLQERGLPELLVKRVVAQLAGALDFLHSRGLVHADVKPDNVLVFDPVCSRVALGDLGLTRPEGSPTPAPPVPLPTAPPELCLLLPPDTLPLRPAVDSWGLGVLLFCAATACFPWDVALAPNPEFEAFAGWVTTKPQPPRPPPPWDQFAPPAMALLQGLLDLDPETRSPPLAVLDFLGDDWGLQGNREGPGVLGSVSYEDGEEGGSSLEEWTDDGDDGKSGGRTGTDGGAP comes from the exons ATGGAGCGCAGGGCCTCCGAGACCCCTGAGGATGGGGACCCAGAG GAGGACACAGCCACAGCCCTCCAACGGCTGGTGGAGCTGACGGCCAGCAGGGTGACCCCAGTGAGGAGCCTTCGGGACCAGTACCACCTCATCCGGAAGCTGGGCTCCGGCTCCTACGGCCGCGTGCTCCTTGCCCGGCCTCACCAGGGGG GTCCAGCTGTGGCTCTGAAGCTCCTGCGTCGGGATTTGGTCCTGAGAAGCACCTTCCTGAGGGAGTTCTGTGTGGGCCGCTGCGTCTCTGCACACCCAGGCCTGCTGCAGACCCTGGCAGGACCCCTACAGACCCCCCGCTATTTTGCCTTCGCCCAAGAGTATGCGCCCTGTGGGGACCTCAGCGGGATGCTGCAGGAAAGG GGCCTTCCCGAGCTGCTGGTGAAACGGGTGGTAGCCCAGCTGGCAGGAGCTCTGGATTTCCTCCACAGCCGGGGGCTGGTCCATGCAGATGTCAAGCCGGACAATGTGCTGGTCTTCGACCCGGTCTGCAGCCGTGTGGCCCTGGGAGACCTGGGTCTGACCCGGCCGGAGGGCAGCCCGACCCCTGCCCCACCAGTGCCTCTGCCCACGgcaccacctgagctctgcctcctgctacCGCCCGACACTCTGCCTCTGCGGCCAGCCGTGGACTCCTGGGGCCTGGGGGTGCTTCTCTTCTGTGCTGCCACTGCCTGTTTCCCGTGGGATGTGGCACTGGCCCCCAACCCTGAGTTTGAGGCCTTCGCTGGCTGGGTGACCACCAAGCCCCAGCCACCTCGGCCACCACCACCCTGGGACCAGTTTGCGCCCCCAGCCATGGCCTTGCTTCAGGGGCTTCTAGACCTGGATCCTGAGACTAGGAGCCCCCCACTGGCTGTCCTGGACTTCCTGGGGGACGACTGGGGGTTGCAGGGGAACAGAGAGGGCCCTGGGGTTTTGGGGAGCGTGTCCTATGAGGACGGGGAGGAGGGAGGCTCAAGCCTGGAGGAGTGGACAGATGACGGCGATGACGGCAAAAGTGGCGGGAGGACGGGGACAGATGGGGGAGCTCCCTGA
- the SBK3 gene encoding uncharacterized serine/threonine-protein kinase SBK3 isoform X1, protein MTEIPGHTARPRPPEKWTPKHREDTATALQRLVELTASRVTPVRSLRDQYHLIRKLGSGSYGRVLLARPHQGGPAVALKLLRRDLVLRSTFLREFCVGRCVSAHPGLLQTLAGPLQTPRYFAFAQEYAPCGDLSGMLQERGLPELLVKRVVAQLAGALDFLHSRGLVHADVKPDNVLVFDPVCSRVALGDLGLTRPEGSPTPAPPVPLPTAPPELCLLLPPDTLPLRPAVDSWGLGVLLFCAATACFPWDVALAPNPEFEAFAGWVTTKPQPPRPPPPWDQFAPPAMALLQGLLDLDPETRSPPLAVLDFLGDDWGLQGNREGPGVLGSVSYEDGEEGGSSLEEWTDDGDDGKSGGRTGTDGGAP, encoded by the exons ATGACTGAGATCCCAGGACACACGGCGAGACCAAGGCCCCCAGAGAAATGGACTCCGAAACACAGA GAGGACACAGCCACAGCCCTCCAACGGCTGGTGGAGCTGACGGCCAGCAGGGTGACCCCAGTGAGGAGCCTTCGGGACCAGTACCACCTCATCCGGAAGCTGGGCTCCGGCTCCTACGGCCGCGTGCTCCTTGCCCGGCCTCACCAGGGGG GTCCAGCTGTGGCTCTGAAGCTCCTGCGTCGGGATTTGGTCCTGAGAAGCACCTTCCTGAGGGAGTTCTGTGTGGGCCGCTGCGTCTCTGCACACCCAGGCCTGCTGCAGACCCTGGCAGGACCCCTACAGACCCCCCGCTATTTTGCCTTCGCCCAAGAGTATGCGCCCTGTGGGGACCTCAGCGGGATGCTGCAGGAAAGG GGCCTTCCCGAGCTGCTGGTGAAACGGGTGGTAGCCCAGCTGGCAGGAGCTCTGGATTTCCTCCACAGCCGGGGGCTGGTCCATGCAGATGTCAAGCCGGACAATGTGCTGGTCTTCGACCCGGTCTGCAGCCGTGTGGCCCTGGGAGACCTGGGTCTGACCCGGCCGGAGGGCAGCCCGACCCCTGCCCCACCAGTGCCTCTGCCCACGgcaccacctgagctctgcctcctgctacCGCCCGACACTCTGCCTCTGCGGCCAGCCGTGGACTCCTGGGGCCTGGGGGTGCTTCTCTTCTGTGCTGCCACTGCCTGTTTCCCGTGGGATGTGGCACTGGCCCCCAACCCTGAGTTTGAGGCCTTCGCTGGCTGGGTGACCACCAAGCCCCAGCCACCTCGGCCACCACCACCCTGGGACCAGTTTGCGCCCCCAGCCATGGCCTTGCTTCAGGGGCTTCTAGACCTGGATCCTGAGACTAGGAGCCCCCCACTGGCTGTCCTGGACTTCCTGGGGGACGACTGGGGGTTGCAGGGGAACAGAGAGGGCCCTGGGGTTTTGGGGAGCGTGTCCTATGAGGACGGGGAGGAGGGAGGCTCAAGCCTGGAGGAGTGGACAGATGACGGCGATGACGGCAAAAGTGGCGGGAGGACGGGGACAGATGGGGGAGCTCCCTGA
- the KLK8 gene encoding kallikrein-8 isoform X2 gives MGRLRPRAAQTWMFLLLLGAAWAGGNWILTAAHCKKPKYTVRLGDHSLHNKDGPEQEIPVVQSIPHPCYNSSDVDDHNHDLMLLQLRDQASLGPKVKPINLADHCTQPGQTCIISGWGTVTSPRENFPDTLNCAEVKIFPQKKCEDAYPGQITDGMVCAGSSKGADTCQGDSGGPLVCNGALQGITSWGSDPCGRSDRPGVYTNICRYLDWIKKTIGSKG, from the exons ATGGGACGCCTCCGACCTCGTGCAGCCCAGACGTGGATGTTCCTGCTCTTGCTGGGGGCAGCCTGGGCAG GTGGCAACTGGATCCTTACGGCTGCCCACTGTAAAAAACC GAAATACACAGTACGCCTGGGAGACCACAGCCTACACAATAAAGATGGCCCAGAGCAAGAAATACCTGTGGTTCAGTCCATCCCACACCCCTGCTACAACAGCAGCGATGTGGACGACCATAACCATGACCTGATGCTTCTTCAGCTGCGTGACCAGGCATCCCTGGGGCCCAAAGTGAAGCCCATCAACCTGGCAGatcattgcacccagcctggccaGACGTGCATCATCTCGGGCTGGGGCACTGTCACCAGTCCCCGAG AGAATTTTCCTGACACTCTCAACTGTGCAGAAGTAAAAATCTTTCCCCAGAAGAAGTGTGAGGATGCCTACCCAGGGCAGATTACAGACGGCATGGTCTGTGCAGGCAGCAGCAAAGGGGCAGACACGTGCCAG GGCGATTCTGGAGGCCCCCTGGTGTGTAATGGTGCACTCCAGGGCATCACATCCTGGGGCTCAGACCCCTGTGGGAGGTCCGACAGACCTGGTGTCTATACCAACATCTGCCGCTACCTGGATTGGATCAAGAAGACCATAGGCAGCAAGGGTTGA
- the KLK8 gene encoding kallikrein-8 isoform X1: protein MGRLRPRAAQTWMFLLLLGAAWAGHSRAQEEKVLGGQECQPHSQPWQAALFQGKQLLCGGVLIGGNWILTAAHCKKPKYTVRLGDHSLHNKDGPEQEIPVVQSIPHPCYNSSDVDDHNHDLMLLQLRDQASLGPKVKPINLADHCTQPGQTCIISGWGTVTSPRENFPDTLNCAEVKIFPQKKCEDAYPGQITDGMVCAGSSKGADTCQGDSGGPLVCNGALQGITSWGSDPCGRSDRPGVYTNICRYLDWIKKTIGSKG from the exons ATGGGACGCCTCCGACCTCGTGCAGCCCAGACGTGGATGTTCCTGCTCTTGCTGGGGGCAGCCTGGGCAG GACACTCCAGGGCACAGGAGGAGAAGGTGCTGGGGGGTCAGGAGTGCCAACCCCATTCGCAGCCTTGGCAGGCAGCCTTGTTCCAGGGCAAGCAACTACTCTGTGGCGGTGTCCTTATAGGTGGCAACTGGATCCTTACGGCTGCCCACTGTAAAAAACC GAAATACACAGTACGCCTGGGAGACCACAGCCTACACAATAAAGATGGCCCAGAGCAAGAAATACCTGTGGTTCAGTCCATCCCACACCCCTGCTACAACAGCAGCGATGTGGACGACCATAACCATGACCTGATGCTTCTTCAGCTGCGTGACCAGGCATCCCTGGGGCCCAAAGTGAAGCCCATCAACCTGGCAGatcattgcacccagcctggccaGACGTGCATCATCTCGGGCTGGGGCACTGTCACCAGTCCCCGAG AGAATTTTCCTGACACTCTCAACTGTGCAGAAGTAAAAATCTTTCCCCAGAAGAAGTGTGAGGATGCCTACCCAGGGCAGATTACAGACGGCATGGTCTGTGCAGGCAGCAGCAAAGGGGCAGACACGTGCCAG GGCGATTCTGGAGGCCCCCTGGTGTGTAATGGTGCACTCCAGGGCATCACATCCTGGGGCTCAGACCCCTGTGGGAGGTCCGACAGACCTGGTGTCTATACCAACATCTGCCGCTACCTGGATTGGATCAAGAAGACCATAGGCAGCAAGGGTTGA